Proteins from one Oryza sativa Japonica Group chromosome 12, ASM3414082v1 genomic window:
- the LOC4352463 gene encoding uncharacterized protein, which translates to MTSGMEPVDDSEWEEVSSINNYALFMGHMSMAVKGLGYLLVLWTTVILLGGFVSILGKKDFWCLTIITLVQTAGVSDIFLNEKLRYTWRSFLGFFSATDTLETERGAISWFYGRSRSRSYYLNNLVVVVIWLLHLFVFATIICPLAVLYMFGLIITTAISACRLIQHDYGGEVNNGGANLKSALKFVYSIALLQGVLFCYRFTLCYEQKRLVDLVVNKYRFVTSLSESVMAYMQETMIGCEKDPSFVKGRNLVTYAVGLTKSGSPDGFLSGVRILDSLLNTPMYKYNFFLEVEVEVEEQKAMVKQLLLSASYSQDGGLHTLLQSLDCTRAYNAEAREHAARIVAHLAGDLHLEQFPQGIHCIASLLEGPPKDCDGNIPVNYRELMLQGLSILMKLAAHEDCQRSINKTEGLLAKIMAPLRSGLLNHNDDPNSAWFRTVHASMVVILRLVDAPGQTGKELRRKISGDVEAMASMERILGCQGCGLGSFHDSSLFMQALDIYTRMHEHTLSNIVTREYFIEKLLLIFTHKVYKEANIIFGLAVVGEKLATLCSHGKANAKLILQVKDDVVGDLTKILVQDRYPKEYRISAAQILEQLCVHHTDDDEYIQSLKEALKVKSPEVLVRTLRAESVDRQMLAAVLSLIVTMTRNLMDAEDLPPLIDAINRAANGFSILTELQSMVTKLSMKSKVTIVNRLNTLKLITEIFILIVRHGSRYTVEEAENLIKSLSKAARNMSEIEDIMVISGCSSSLKTLGSLVKEAEELLPRARASEMEVIIEHPSCVNRNQIN; encoded by the exons ATGACTAGTGGAATGGAGCCCGTTGATGACTCAGAGTGGGAGGAAGTTAGCTCCATCAACAACTACGCGCTGTTCATGGGACACATGTCTATGGCCGTCAAGGGGCTAGGTTATCTTCTTGTTTTATGGACCACTGTTATCCTTCTTGGTGGCTTCGTCTCCATACTGGGGAAGAAGGATTTTTGGTGTCTCACAATAATTACCCTTGTCCAGACCGCTGG AGTCTCCGACATCTTTCTGAACGAAAAGCTACGATATACTTGGAGGTCGTTTTTAGGCTTTTTCTCAGCTACGGATACATTGGAAACGGAAAGGGGTGCCATTAGCTGGTTCTATGGCCGATCACGGTCACGCTCCTACTACCTGAACAACCTAGTAGTAGTTGTCATATGGCTGCTCCATTTGTTCGTGTTTGCCACCATCATCTGCCCTCTAGCGGTGCTCTACATGTTTGGGCTGATCATCACCACTGCCATATCCGCGTGTCGTCTGATACAGCATGACTACGGGGGTGAGGTCAACAATGGCGGCGCCAACCTGAAATCTGCGCTGAAGTTCGTCTACTCCATCGCCTTGCTCCAGGGTGTGCTCTTCTGTTACCGGTTCACATTGTGCTATGAGCAGAAAAGGCTGGTGGATTTGGTGGTTAACAAATATCGCTTTGTTACTAGTTTGAGCGAGTCAGTGATGGCGTACATGCAAGAGACGATGATCGGGTGTGAGAAGGACCCGTCATTCGTCAAAGGAAGGAACCTGGTCACATATGCCGTCGGTTTAACCAAGTCTGGATCCCCTGATGGCTTCCTCTCTGGGGTGAGGATCCTGGACTCCCTCCTGAATACGCCAATGTACAAGTACAATTTCTTTCTCGAGGTTGAGGTCGAGGTCGAAGAGCAGAAAGCAATGGTAAAGCAGCTCCTCCTATCGGCATCCTACAGCCAAGATGGCGGCCTGCACACACTGCTGCAGTCACTTGATTGTACGAGGGCATACAATGCCGAGGCGAGGGAGCACGCTGCAAGGATCGTGGCGCACCTTGCTGGTGACCTCCACCTGGAGCAGTTTCCACAAGGGATCCATTGCATAGCTTCTCTGCTCGAAGGTCCCCCTAAGGATTGTGATGGCAACATCCCTGTAAATTACCGAGAACTGATGCTGCAGGGCCTGAGTATCCTCATGAAGCTCGCTGCACACGAGGACTGTCAGCGATCCATCAACAAGACGGAGGGCCTGCTAGCCAAGATCATGGCGCCTCTGCGGTCTGGCCTGCTCAACCACAACGATGACCCTAATAGTGCGTGGTTCAGAACAGTGCATGCTTCGATGGTTGTGATTCTCCGGCTTGTGGATGCTCCTGGCCAGACTGGCAAGGAACTCCGCCGCAAAATCTCAGGAGACGTGGAAGCCATGGCTAGTATGGAGAGGATTCTAGGTTGCCAAGGATGTGGGCTCGGATCGTTCCATGATAGTTCCCTGTTTATGCAAGCATTGGACATTTACACACGAATGCACGAGCACACGCTTTCTAACATAGTGACGAGGGAATATTTCATTGAGAAATTGTTACTCATCTTCACTCACAAAGTTTATAAGGAGGCCAACATCATTTTTGGGTTGGCAGTGGTAGGTGAAAAGCTTGCGACGCTATGTTCCCATGGCAAAGCAAATGCCAAGTTAATCTTACAAGTGAAAGATGATGTCGTTGGTGATCTCACAAAAATACTTGTACAAGACAGATATCCCAAGGAATACAGAATAAGCGCCGCGCAAATCCTCGAGCAGCTGTGTGTTCATCACACTGATGATGATGAATATATCCAGAGCCTCAAGGAAGCCTTAAAGGTTAAGAGTCCAGAG GTGCTTGTGAGAACACTTCGTGCCGAATCTGTGGACAGACAAATGCTGGCGGCAGTTTTATCTCTGATTGTGACGATGACACGAAACTTAATGGATGCTGAAGATTTGCCTCCTCTTATCGATGCAATTAACAGGGCAGCCAACGGCTTCAGCATCTTAACGGAGCTCCAATCGATGGTCACAAAGCTGTCAATGAAGAGTAAGGTGACTATAGTGAACAGATTGAACACATTGAAGCTTATCACTGAGATATTCATACTAATCGTTAGACATGGAAGCCGTTACACCGTAGAAGAAGCAGAGAACTTGATTAAATCACTGTCGAAGGCTGCGAGGAACATGTCGGAAATCGAGGACATCATGGTTATCTCTGGCTGTAGCAGCAGCCTAAAGACTCTTGGTTCCCTCGTGAAAGAAGCTGAGGAACTCCTGCCTAGAGCAAGGGCATCCGAAATGGAAGTGATAATTGAGCATCCTAGCTGTGTCAATCGAAATCAGATTAATTAA